The genomic DNA AAGCCGAGGGCCCATTTGATCCTGTTTTATACCAGAAACCCAAAAAGAATTTCACTGTGGCTGGTGTTATCTTTTCCTATGCCTTACTATGAAACATCAGTCTCAAGTGTTTGAGTCCTACAGACAAGCGTAATACAAGGAAGCAAATGGATCAGcttactttttttaaaggccaGGACAGATGTTCAGGATACAAAAAACTCTTTAGTTGGtttaatttgttaaaattaatataataataataataataataataataataataataataatattgttgttgttttgtaatcAGTTATGGTGAAAGGTagtgtagaaatattttaaattaatgaatAACTATAAAACTGCAGCCACTCTGAAGACAGTCGGTGTTTGTACTTtccatgttttttaaataacaaatttgCCTTTGACAAAGTGTTCTTCCACAATGGCTATTTGTATCAATCTGTCTTTTTCATGTTACATTTTCCTTCCCCTTGTTATTTTCCATGtctagatttttctttttctttttttccttttgaaaagaaTTAAAGGGACACTGGCAACAAAAGCAAGAGTTTgatgagagagaaataaaacGGATTGGTAACCGCTGGTGTTTGTTTCCAGCATTCCCAGtagttaccaaaatccatggatgttcaagtctcattaaatacaatgaacaGTAAATGATATCTCTTATATCAAATGGATGGATGGCAATAAGGTGGCCAGGTTTCCGAAGTACCTGTTCTCTATGTTGGTCAGCCACTGAGTTGTTAATTGCCAGGCAAGCATCACAAAGAATGAGGAAATATATAGTACAGATTCAATACCCCTTAGCCTAAATACTTTGGACTAAGATGTttccgatttatttatttatttttggatttcagaatatttgcatacacatctTGGaggcatcttggagatgggactcaagtccaaaacaaaattcatttatgtttcacatacaccttatacacgaagtctgaaggtagttttatataatatttgtaattatagcatgaaacaaagtttgtacaccTTGAACCTCAGAAACCAGAAGTGTtgctatcttagccacccatgaaaagagTTTCAGATTTGGGGACATTCTGGATTTCAAATttttgggtaagggatactcaacctgtacttccaCTTAAGTTTCCACATTGACTAATGTGTGTAGAACAGTTTGAACTTTCCCAACACTACTGCTTtatctctaaggctgcatctgcactgcagaaataagccaggttgacaccactttaactgccatggctcaatgctatgggattgtgggattttgtagttttgtgagatgttccACCTtcctatcagagagttctggtgccacaacaaactacaaaacccaggataccataggatggagtcatggcaattaaagtggtatcaatttggattgtttctgcaatgccaCTGCAGCCTAAGACTCTAAggagacttggggggggggattaaaaggTGGCATGATGGGCAGAAAGGGAAATAGGGAAAAGGatgtaacattttcaaaatacACAGAGGGGTAAGGGAACAGATAAGCCCACCCTAATCATCACAATCGACATGGTGGATGTACTGGTTTAAAAGTATTTCAGAATAGTGCAATaacaagaaggagggagggaggaatgaaggaaaaaataaaaagaaaagtatcCCCCAACATTCTATGCTTTGAAAAACATGAtatggatctttttaaaaaatcaggaacaaTATTCCCACCAAACTGCCATCTCCTGCCACAGCTGCCATACAGGGCTTCATCCCAAATCGTGGAATTCTGAAATTAATCTTACCTGCCATCACAAATAGTTTTAGTGAAAAAACGAAGATACTGGTATATTTCCAAGCTGTCCTGAATCTTCAATATTGCTTCTTCATTGTATTTAAAAATTGCCAGAGCGTATCGAAATATCACCTGAGACAAAGAGACATTTGGCTGGAGTTCATAGAGTAAATATACTTACACTCATAGGTCATAATGATGGCAACactgaggcaggaaaatataaacgCAGTGAACTCagagaatcatagatttggaatgGATCTTAATGGATATCTAGTTCACCCTCCTGCCATGAAGGACTAAAACTAATACACTCAGAATGATTATCATCATCCAGCCTCGTTTTAAAGACTTCTTAAGAAGAAGAATCCACCACCCTtcgaggcagtctattccactgtcaaccaATTTTTCCCACCagcaaattcttcctaatatttaggaatCCTAAATATTCCTAATATTTCTTACCAACGTCTCTTCTTGTTTAAATTCATCagtccatatcctagtctctggagcagagaaaacaagctaGTTCCATCTTATACATAACAATAatatcacttcaaatatttaaaggtggAGTGCCActgtgttgtaatggtttgagtgttggactatgattctggagaccagggtttgaaattCGAATCCTAGCTCAGCACTGGGTGACCCTCagcagaaacccactgggtgaccctcagcaagtcacactctctcagcctcagaggatggcaatggcaaacctcctctaaagaaacttgacaagaaaaccccatgacccttagggtcaccataagatggaaatgacatgaaggcacacagtgagATCATGTCACCACTCAATATTCTCTTCAAGCTATATACAGCCAACTCACTAAGTCATTCCTCTAGACCTTTCAGCATCTTAAGTTTCCCTTCTTTGGATCTGTTCTAGCTTGTCaacttcttgaactgtggtgcccaaaactggatacaatattccaggtgagatctgaccaaagtagaaccaAGTGgtcctaatatttttttttcagccTGGATACCAATATTCCTACAGATGAAGCCTAGAACTGCACTGGGTTTTGTTTGCCagtgcatcatactgttgactcatgtcatttatttatttaagacgTTTCCATATCACCTCCTAGTCCAAAATGAGATGATGAACAAACAAAACCAATTGAAATAGTTTACAATTTTAACACAGCAATTTAAAGCATGAAAGGCCATGAAGAACAGCATTGTTTTAGCAGCCTGGCAGATGCTCAAAGAGATAGAACCAACCTAATGTACTTGAGTAGAAAGTTCTACAAGCAGAAAGCTGCTACGGAGAGACCCCTGTTACCAGTTTAGCTTGCGCTGACTCACATTTTGTTTGCAGTCTACTAAGACCCCTcaatctctttcacatgtattgttaTCCTGGGATTTTGGCCTAGATACATATCAGCTACAACATCTTGTTATGAGAGTTAGGTAAATCCAATGATTAGTCCCAATTATAGTAGACCCAAAGAATCAAAGAGAACTTACTAagtcaatatttatttttaaaaaatcccttaaTTTAATGGGTTGACTCTAAACTAAAGGTTAAAAATGGCTTTACGTTTCAAATATTAAGGAAGATAAATGGACTCGCCTACCTTTGTACCTTCATAAAGAAAGGCATCCCAGACTCTGAAGAGAATATCACTGACAAGACTATCAACAAATATGACCAGAAACCAATTGAAAGTCACAAGGGCCAGGTCAATTCGGTGATGCTCCAGGTGAGCTGTCAGCTTGGGAAGTTTCATTGCCAAGAAATCTTTGAAGACTCTTTGATCCACCTGGATTCAGTAAAACATCAGCAATAAATAACAACCACCACATTGTAAAGGTTTCATATTGTAAATTCTGTACTCTCCAAATGACAGGGATAAACATGTTAATATCTTCCAACCTGATCTAACAGAATCAGCTTTTGTACTTAGGATGCTTAGGGCacttttcaaaatgtgttttgataataatctttttttctttatatgttaaaaatattaaatatttgcaaTAATATATAGCCAAAAATACAGGCATAGTATATTCCATGTTGAACCATTTTTTCATTCCCACTCACCCCAATGGTTTTGATTCAAACAATttgtaaatgtaaatatttaCCGTAAATACATTTCAACACAGTATGTATAGGAATAGGTAATTCTTCAATGAACAAGAAttcttcactccccccccccctccttatgATTCTCCTATGACTTGTCACTGTGGGGACTCCCAAACTTACTTGTGAGCCTATTAGCATGTTGCTGTAGTAATCTGGAGGCATTAGGTTCTCAGTGATATGAACCAGGCACCAAAAAgcactttcttcctcttctagGACCAACAGTGCAATGGCCGCTAGTCTAGGATGAATGATACCGGACTGTTAAGTAAAGCAGGCAATCGTACAAATAGTTCCTACAACTGTGGCCTTTCAGTTGGCTTTGAGACAACAATGAAAACAGCATAGGAAAACCTCTGAAAAGCCAGAGGGTTTTTCTGCAACTACAACTGCATCCCCTTTTTAGTTTAGCTTTCCAAATGTGAAACTGCTTGCTTTATCAATAACATAAGCAGATGTAAACTTCATGGAAATCTTTTGTGGTGTACACAGCTTCCATTCATGTATACCGATGGCTTTGCTGGACTGCAAAATTTCCTAATTTTTTACATTAAATTAGGCCCATTTTCAAATACATCTGATTGTTGTCATTGCTATTCACATTAGGCCTCAAATGAGgtctgttgtcattgtgtgccttcaagtcatttccaacttatggcaactccaaagtgaacctgttgtggggttttcttggcaagatttgttcagaggtggtttatcaCTGCCTTCCattggggctgagagcatgtgacttatttAAGGTCATCCAgtcggtttcatggctgaattgagaatcctccagagttgtagtcctgcactcaaaccactacaccaggtcTACTGAATTCTAATATCAGACCAGCAAAGTACAGGTTGCTAACAAAGGGGAGTTAAGAATTGTAATCCATTAGCCCTTACCTATTCAATCCCTGGCAATAGCCAATAGTAGGGTTTTGCCTGGAGAATGCAAGTAAAACCCTCCGAAGTTTGGGAAGAAGCTGAGAGGCAGGTGACAGAAAGTGTCTGTTGTTACTCAGGGTGCGGGGCAGATCCAACTCAATCTGTTGAGAAGCTGGGTGCTCAGCTGCTTCACACTTCTTGAGCAAGTTTTGGTAATGTCCAGGAGAATGGATATGCTGCACCCGGTGGCTCACAATCCACCTCCATACCCTCTGACGGTGCTCAACGGGGACACCACAGCGGAGCAAGGCTTTGAGATCTGAGGAGGAACTTAAGTCTCCAAGGTTGTTCCACCTCTCAGAGAGAGACTTCTCGATACCCTCCTGGTTCAAGAGATTACTGGATTTGATTTCCAAGGCCTGGATTTTGGCCAGCAGTTTCCAGTCTCCAGCTTCATATTCAGGAATGGTCATAAACCCATAATCATCATATTGACTGAAGAGTGAAAAGAAGCAACAGATAATTAGAAATGACAGATAATTAGGGCTGTCAACTGATGAAAAAGCTTAAATAATAGTCTGTCAGCTAACACACGGCCTATATAAACCTCAGAAGGAAATTTTAGATAATGTAGGGTTATAAAAATACAATCTACCACTTATAGTTAGAAGGTAATctaccatttccttttccctttcctccctttcctttcctttcctttccctattACAGTATTGTATTAGAATAAACACAGCATGGCAAGGTAACCATTTGTGCTCTTCCCTTATAGTCCTACTGGTTAAACTGTAATTTCAATCTATTATGGCAGCCTCTACAAGCAAAAGAGTTATTTGctcagcagaaataatccgattcAACACTTTAAGTGTGACGGCTCAaggttatgggattctgggaacgtagtttgttgtggcaccagagctctgctacaatcattcatcattctctcctaatgactttgctaattacagtatttcatctctaagatcaccactattcgctctgagatagtccctcccgattcttcttctgctcataatcttctaacGCCCttgcctaaaaaattttctgtgtttcctcctgcttctttggatgaactctctacacttctgaactcttgcaaacctgcaacctgttctcttgatccaattcctactcgtcttctaatttctatagctccctcttttctcccctcacttctccatatcttcaatctctctctctctacaggctccttcccgtcggacttcaaacatgctctcatttccccaattctgaaaaattctttctcctcactttcccaccagggccctccgttctggtagtcaagggctcctgtctcagcccaggatttcctctgccccatctcgaattcgccccttttcactctctgcccctcactcctggaaccttcttcccccgcgagcacgagccatcacttctttaaccagcttcaaaactgagttgaagaccatcctgttcagagaagcgttcccaggcattgcataattgtcacttgctatttgatgttcctttgttgcctgttttattgaatcatttcctgtattgctatgtcctccctccagtccatctcccctgatccaggcctcggaggtagagaagaactgttggccctcatccccttccccttctcttcttgtgctgtgtctttttagattgtaagccttagggcagggaaccgtccaattaaaaagattgtatgtacagcgctgtgtaaatttacagcgctttataaataaaggttaataataataataatacaatacccTACAACAAaccacagctcctagaattctatagcactgagacatggcagttaaagtggtgtcaaaccagattacttctgctgtgcggatgcagccttgactCATTTGTTAATCTGAAACGTACAGATATAGGTATATATAAATGGGCTTCTTTGATTTGACATATGCTTCCAACAAAACCATTGAAGGCCAATGCAAATAAAGCAGCCTCAGATCTTCTCCTTGTATTACACACTTAtacacccatccctccatatttgcagctttgatatttgcagatttaattgttcacagatttgattaatatgttctttctaggaatatctaggtcgtctagtgcaactctatgatcaactttaactaaaagtcacactagagattcctagagagaatactctactaggcatttgtagctcctccagtgcaattctatggccagtgtctgtcggacgttgaccagagTTTGAActagatgacctagagattcctagagaggtgtcctctgaggtaaaaacatgatgtttttgttatttgcggtttttccatattcacgggggtcttgtgcacCTAACccttgtgaatatggagggacaagagtACATGGACATGGACGCAGAAACACCATTTACTTGATTGGGTTCAGCTGAATAGGTATCATGGTTTCTTCTTTCACATCCCACTGAAGTGCCTCCTGTATGAGTCCCTTCACCATTTCCTTGTGTTCACTGGCTAAATCCGGTAGGTCCTGCAGCCTCCGCAGAGTCATTAGATACTTGCTCTCTATTTGGCAGTTGTGGGCTTGCAGACGGGCACACTGTAAGACAACAGGTGACACTCAGAACATGAATATCATGTGCATTCaatcagaggaaggaagaaaaccctaggaaattgaATGAGTCgccctaagtcaacaggcaacttgaaggtgcgcaCACAGCAGAGTGTACCAGCTACTGTCTACTGAGTTTTTAAGCACCTTCAGATATGTACATCAAGGAACCCTTGTGGCACAGtaattaaatgctggtactgcagccacaatattgtgagttcaatcccagggctccaaggttgactcggccttccatcctttcgtagatcagtaaaatgagtacccagcttgttgggggcaattggcttacagactgtcgatcacttagggagtgctgagttcattgttaagcggtatacaaatgcaaatgctattgctacaTAAAACTAGACAAAGAACACCTAAGGAACAGAAAACACACAGGGAAGCACGAACTAATGGCTGCCATTCTCCATccactgcttttctcttttttacttTTCCCAACTTTGTCCCAGCTTTGAGTTCAATGTTTCAGGAACAGTAAATGAGTAAAGGGgtgccagtatggtgtagtggtttgtgcattggaactatgactctggagaccagagtttgaatcccagctcagccatgaaaacccattcagtgatcttgggcaagtcatactctctcagcctcagaggatggcaaaccccctctgaagaaacttgccaagaaaaccttgtgatagattcaTGTTATTGTCATCATAAGtttgaagtgacttgaaggcacataataacaaataaaaccaaCAGGAAGACATAAAGGGATGTGATGTGTCTCTATGTTTAAGGCATCACAGAGATAGCCAATGGACCTCTTCCAGTTGAGTGCAGAAGACAGTATCTGTGTATTGCATTCATAAAATCTCTTCTCAAAGCTTACATTAATTTTGATTCaatatgtttgggggggggggtgggattgGCAAAATGCTTATCCAGTTTGACTAATGGGAGTAACATATTGCCACCCATTCTCCAGCTCTGCTAACCAACCCTATCCTCACCCACTCTTATACTCATCAGTTTGCTTTGCCAGATGTAAgcttgtcattgttgttttttaatattattttatattatttaatgaAAAGTTGCTTATTTTTTATATTTGGTACCTTTTTATGGTTTTCCCCAAGTCTGTTAGGCatagttttctttttgaaatccTCTTGTGTTTCTTTTGTGACAGTAGGCATTTATGTGCTCAGAGGTGACACTGCTAGCCCTGCCATCAAAATGGTTAGTCTGGGCCAGCCCAAGCTCCAAACATCAGTCACTGAGCACAGAATCTGGAAAAATTAAATCCTATATGTGAGCAGCTGCATGCATTCCATGCAACCAAGATAACTAATAATGTGACTGCCATAGTTGCATGGGGCCTGAACAGGTACTCATGTGTAGGATTTCTATTTTTCAGGTATCTGCACTCAACAGTTGAAAGTTGGGGCAGGTCTATCTTTCCAAAACATTGCCAGGATGGGGCCAGGGGTGTGGGTCTTCTGCTGAAATGTGAGCGATCTACATGCAAGTATACCTGAAAACCCAAGAATAGAGTAAACACATGCCATTATTTAGGAAGAGTTGGATTCACTGATGGACGCTGCTTTTATAATAAGGAAAAGATGAAAATTTCCTAAGCATCTTAAAACTGGAGCAAAGGAGAAACAGAGGACTTTGATAAtcaaaaaacatttgtttttcacCTTCATCAGGAGGGTCTTCTCTCTCTGTGCCACTGTACTCCAGATTTTAGTAACCTGGTGGATTTCAGAGTTCAGGAATTGGTTCTGGGTCTTGTAGGCTTCTAAATCATCCTAATAAAAATGTAAGATTAGCCATTAGAAGAAAAAACTTCTCAGGACATCTGAAATGTGTTTGCCCAGGAAAACTGCAGATGaaatagaataaaaaagaaaggaagaaaaccatCAGGCTTccttttgttcattcattcattcttacaGAAGTCTTTTCGGAGACATGGTCagctaaaatgaaacaaaagaccTAGTTTTCTTTATCAGTGTGCAGACTGATACAAATGCTAGAGCCACAAAGATAAACTGAACAATAATTTATAGTGGGATGGCAATGTAGATCCTCCTCTGGGAACTAAGCTGGGTAGAGGATTCAACAGCaaagataaatatatttaaagtcTTAAGCTTAATTTTGGCTTACTCAAGCAATGCACTAAAGATGAGAGAAGAGCATGTTCTGTGCTAGCCCAAGAATTGGTTCATACTTGTACATACATACTAgcacagggatgggaatcatgcaaatTATGCACTAAGAAAAAACTTAACTTCAGATGCTGAATaagagtgaaaataaaaatgaggaaatAAGTGTCAGCAAAATGTTTAGGCACAGCCTCACACCAGGTGAAAAAGTGGTGGGTTAATTGGTAAACCTCAAACTTTAGCTTCCAGATTTCAGCAGCCCCTTTTAGCATACATAAACTGCTGTACTTGGAAGTAAAGGTTCTAAAAATGTTTCAGTGGGTTtttttgctgtttaaaagatacatgtgtcctaagagtccagaaaccacaccaaagccacgatccagtcctaaggactgcagtgcagctttggtgcagtttccagactcttaggagacatgcatcattgaaactccatacctccaaagtgacctgaagcagctttgttttggtctgtctgtatagggccaaagttATCTATCTAATATTAcaggcaaggcaatggcaaacctcctcgaaacaaatcttgccaagaaaaacccatgatagtatCACCTTAGGCcgggtcactataagtcggaaatgacttgaagacacaaaacaacagatAGATATTCCAGTGGAAATATAGCATGGTATAcatgtctttcctcctaagcccacccttcaacactccttttctgtctctgtggacaacatttctattcaaccagtccagcaagcccgcagtcttggtttcatctttgattcttctctgtcgtgtatccctcagatccagaccacagccaaggcttgtagattctttttatacaatattaccaaaatccgaccatatctctccgcctctactgccaagatcctggtccatgccctagtggtctcacgacttgattactgtaatgtcctcctggctgggcttcctctttctcacctccgtcctttaatctctgttcagcattcagctgcacgcattatcacttccacccaccgcgctgaccacatctctcctgtgttggcatcccttcactggctcccactccctttccgcattcagtataagctcctcctgtcaacatttaaagccctccatggactggcccctccttacttatcagaccttctttctcctcactttcccaccagggccctccgttctggtagtcaagggctcctgtctcagcccaggatttcctctgccccatcccggattcgccccttttcactcactgcccctcactcctggaaccttcttcccctgcgagcaagagccatcacttctttaaccagcttcaaaacggagttgaaaaccatcctgttcagagaagccttcccaggcattgcataattgtcgcttactatttgatgttcttgtggtgcctgtttattgaaccatttcctgtattgctatgtactgtatatgtattatcctacttaagagtatgtattttccctggaaaatgattaatcatccattatgaagcctcgccctccctccagtccatctgccttggtccaggccttggaggtagagagaaactgctggacctcttaccctttccctctaccactcccttctccttctgtgtcatgtctttttagattgtaagcccgtgggcagggaatcgtctaactaaaagattgtatgtacagcgctgtgtaaatttacagcgcttcataaataaaggttaataataataataataataataatacacaggtaaaagagaaaaacaatgagAAAAGCATGCTGGTATGGGATAATACTCATCCAAGGGGCAACTTTGGCTGGTGTGTAATTCTACAGTACTATGTGGGCCGAGTTGTAACTTTAACACTTGAGTCCCTGCAACTGTTTAATACCTTCAAATGTTCAATCTCTTCCTGCTGCTTGTACAGGGTCTCTGCGGCAAGAAGATCTGCTTCTGTAATGGAATCAGGCATGCTTCTGGTCAGTTGCTCTGTCAGCTTCAGGATGACCTGTTGCTTGGCCTGGTTCTTGTCCATCAAGAGCTGCACATGGGCTTTCAGCTCCTGGATGTGCTCTTCATTCACAGCAAGGCTCTGCTTCAGCTCCTTCCTCTCCATCTCCAGGACTTCCACCTGCTTGTTCAATTCAGCAATCTGCCTGACTTTGTGCCGCACTAATTCCAGCCTGTCTTTCTCCTTTGCTGTGGTCAGGTACCTGCAGGACTCTCGTTTCTCTTGCTGGGCTGCCTCCAGAGCTTTGTGGAGAAGTTTAACCAGTTCCTgtggaaaaaagacaaaaaaagagaacaaattcTACTCATTTTTTGGTAGCATAACAGTTACAGATTTCCTGGTTTCATGCTTAAAGTTGTATAGCACACATCTCTCTCTGATGTAAGGTAAACATTGGATTACCTCTAATGGCTGATCAACAGTCAGATTACTCAGAAAAGAATTCCCATCAGAGCAGTTTGATTACTTTCATTTTCAGGAAGTAGGTACCTGCTGCTATCACACATCCAAATGTCCAGAAACAGATATTTTATTCTGTTCTAATAAGAAACTGGTCTGAAAATATGTTACTCCTTTCTATGTAGGAGCAGAGACAACAGCCCTACTGGGGTAAAATGGCACATATTTGAGTGATGGTTTGCTAAAAACATGGCAGGAAGAGAAGAAATATGCTTGAAATCAGAAAAGCATTAACACTACTAACTCAGTTGCATCtttgggtgtagtggtttgagtgttgggcaagtcacactctctcagcctcaggggaaggcaatggcaaacatcctcagaagaaactttccaagaaaaccctatgataggtttgctttaggtaaaggtagtcccttgacatgaatgtctagttgtaaccaactctgttactaagccaaagcaccagcattgtccaaagactaaTCTGGTAGTCATGTAGCCAGTATAACTGCACcaaatactgttaccttcccaatgaGAAGTGgaacttatttatctacttgcatttgcatgctttcaaactgccaggttggcagaagctgggactactaacaggagctcaccccatcatgcggcactcggGCCTTGAGCTGCCAGccttctgattgtcagaactggcatcacTATGCCACCGCATTAAGGTGaccattgccttagggtcaccataactcagaaatgacttgaaggcacacaacaatagcaaacaACAGCCATGTAAAAACATGAATTTAGATACAGATTTTCCCTTAGCTGCATGCAAGTTTGTGAACAAAGCAAGTTGTACCTTGAATACTACAGAGTAAAATTGCTTCAAAAATCAATATGGGTTTCTAGAAAAATGACCTATCAAGTGAAAGACCTGAATTACAGTATACTTCATGACAGAAACATCAGCCTTGTAGCAGTATGGGGAAAGGGAATATAATATGTTGTCCAGACTTCAAAAGCTAGTCACATCCAAGGTGTGCCTCCTGTAATACTGCTAGGAAACTCTGATAGCATGAGACTGGTATGCAGGCTTGACTTCTCAACAGGCAGTTAGACACACAAGGAGTGGGGCGTTGTCATGGTGCTTTGATTCTTATCTTTCTTGCATTTAAGGAGAGGTTCATGCATGGatctttgaattttcttttttggcactTAGATGACGCACATCTATCTCTGAACAATCCAGGCTCTTCTACTAACACCAGCAGTAGTGTTTCCCCCCATTTTGCACTAACTCCACAAATTGAAATTACTGAAGTCTGTGCAGTTCCCCTTCCTTCACTGTGATGCAGATCATACCACAAATTATTGCTTTCATCATGGTTGTGTCATTTCTGGTATCATTTTGTGGGCAACACCAATGTGGGTGTCTC from Sceloporus undulatus isolate JIND9_A2432 ecotype Alabama chromosome 2, SceUnd_v1.1, whole genome shotgun sequence includes the following:
- the TBC1D2 gene encoding TBC1 domain family member 2A isoform X2 encodes the protein MKNAVNKQAMMYWLQQLQIKRWEFCTNQAQACVADEAVLPCSVSAVQLNDTDAEHAFLPSVKTPTDDIVGITAAFLPPPQPSIALQNISLKHPWIEIQNTVHSLCGNRQNRGDSDMLGFMESNDNPEHVADEDHRETESENAAEMQKDTRMKLKSPMVRKMKKMNSGFPCFAEGTGQEKVTSLQHQVLVLEEEVKSQKELVKLLHKALEAAQQEKRESCRYLTTAKEKDRLELVRHKVRQIAELNKQVEVLEMERKELKQSLAVNEEHIQELKAHVQLLMDKNQAKQQVILKLTEQLTRSMPDSITEADLLAAETLYKQQEEIEHLKDDLEAYKTQNQFLNSEIHQVTKIWSTVAQREKTLLMKCARLQAHNCQIESKYLMTLRRLQDLPDLASEHKEMVKGLIQEALQWDVKEETMIPIQLNPINQYDDYGFMTIPEYEAGDWKLLAKIQALEIKSSNLLNQEGIEKSLSERWNNLGDLSSSSDLKALLRCGVPVEHRQRVWRWIVSHRVQHIHSPGHYQNLLKKCEAAEHPASQQIELDLPRTLSNNRHFLSPASQLLPKLRRVLLAFSRQNPTIGYCQGLNRLAAIALLVLEEEESAFWCLVHITENLMPPDYYSNMLIGSQVDQRVFKDFLAMKLPKLTAHLEHHRIDLALVTFNWFLVIFVDSLVSDILFRVWDAFLYEGTKVIFRYALAIFKYNEEAILKIQDSLEIYQYLRFFTKTICDGRKLMNIAFSDMNPFPMKLLQNRREEYRLKLEVEMRELERIKAQYMREQAEHTSSHLDGAVSEDDEEEDM
- the TBC1D2 gene encoding TBC1 domain family member 2A isoform X1, whose protein sequence is MQADSGSRDCLMPETSNKSEAGSGHGCGIDVPPCPEDWENAYLKSGKETPKKKLCGYLHKFSAKAPIKAWKSRWFFYDGNKGHLLYYRTAQDVNPLGSIDISSASFDLKVGSDEDVFEIKTPSKDFILKAVNKQAMMYWLQQLQIKRWEFCTNQAQACVADEAVLPCSVSAVQLNDTDAEHAFLPSVKTPTDDIVGITAAFLPPPQPSIALQNISLKHPWIEIQNTVHSLCGNRQNRGDSDMLGFMESNDNPEHVADEDHRETESENAAEMQKDTRMKLKSPMVRKMKKMNSGFPCFAEGTGQEKVTSLQHQVLVLEEEVKSQKELVKLLHKALEAAQQEKRESCRYLTTAKEKDRLELVRHKVRQIAELNKQVEVLEMERKELKQSLAVNEEHIQELKAHVQLLMDKNQAKQQVILKLTEQLTRSMPDSITEADLLAAETLYKQQEEIEHLKDDLEAYKTQNQFLNSEIHQVTKIWSTVAQREKTLLMKCARLQAHNCQIESKYLMTLRRLQDLPDLASEHKEMVKGLIQEALQWDVKEETMIPIQLNPINQYDDYGFMTIPEYEAGDWKLLAKIQALEIKSSNLLNQEGIEKSLSERWNNLGDLSSSSDLKALLRCGVPVEHRQRVWRWIVSHRVQHIHSPGHYQNLLKKCEAAEHPASQQIELDLPRTLSNNRHFLSPASQLLPKLRRVLLAFSRQNPTIGYCQGLNRLAAIALLVLEEEESAFWCLVHITENLMPPDYYSNMLIGSQVDQRVFKDFLAMKLPKLTAHLEHHRIDLALVTFNWFLVIFVDSLVSDILFRVWDAFLYEGTKVIFRYALAIFKYNEEAILKIQDSLEIYQYLRFFTKTICDGRKLMNIAFSDMNPFPMKLLQNRREEYRLKLEVEMRELERIKAQYMREQAEHTSSHLDGAVSEDDEEEDM